A genome region from Blautia coccoides includes the following:
- a CDS encoding ABC transporter permease, whose product MELRNNNREVIRELAQANYRKNRGRNRVLTLAVALAVFMVFGAFSIARGKMEADYLLYARNGGSVASLSLEDGTEKQYEKIKTLDYVKNVGLQNDFAVWQKDGVPVLGCTVLDNTAFEKLQKPAYTDVTGRYPQKENEVMLPLRGLEQLGIHEPSIGMTLNAELLFQEDRDTVKDSFVLSGYYKDYVNPILNAPTAYFSEKYLESQGISQFPVSYILMEQNGILGDGELMEEKLYEDVPTESDAQQFIGMNSLAFTVVEDFAGSYMVAFLCSVMILSGAFLLIYNVLSITLGNDIRQYGLLKTIGTTGSQIRKIVLFQTGRVILTGCLWGAAAGSLIMIFVLPKTLGALYLHGMGSAGGMAVFYPGFLAVSVVFVGMTTLLAAFIAVRKVMKLSPIESVRYEETGAGGKIKQKKSKNSTSIAGMAWRNIVRSKRRFTVTLLSLSIGCISALGAVVISRGTDITNSIEKRPDFDISTFTDIEYDAGYAQYDWDDETPVITEETENRILAVDGVTADNTRYTKGCYAMIAMPTETNGTETGGDEALLPRLKSVYGTTAVNFFATVQIVDDAFVKELREYVEEYGIKADVDSLEDGTGTMLLHTHELSKKLQEEADGTIGKPLRFYSLSLFTEKVDDKYLKGKLSCAGYLDISKKHFPALRMTTHGSGINYFIMTEKAFKSLDLREKTFGLQIDVDREKEPLIKQELTRIIQQDNRTRDERHYMYMNSKSDALEDASSYIRASRIIMGTLSILLVVMGITNYFNTLYTSLTARQKELAVMESVGMTRKQLGRLVVLEGAFYGGSVIGILLTFGSAVLWILGKAVKQNLLYFKFYYPWSWMAGIAISLLAVCILTAVCMYRQMTGKSITERLRRYAD is encoded by the coding sequence ATGGAACTGAGGAATAATAACAGGGAGGTGATCCGGGAACTTGCGCAGGCCAATTACAGGAAGAACAGGGGACGGAACCGTGTCCTCACACTGGCTGTTGCTCTGGCAGTTTTTATGGTATTCGGGGCATTCAGTATTGCCAGGGGGAAAATGGAGGCAGACTACCTTTTATATGCCAGAAACGGCGGCAGCGTTGCCAGCTTATCCCTGGAAGACGGAACAGAAAAACAATATGAAAAAATAAAAACACTGGATTACGTAAAAAATGTGGGCCTGCAAAATGACTTTGCCGTCTGGCAGAAAGACGGTGTGCCTGTGCTGGGCTGTACGGTTCTCGACAATACGGCATTTGAAAAGCTGCAGAAACCGGCCTATACAGATGTCACCGGCCGCTATCCCCAAAAAGAAAATGAGGTTATGCTGCCCCTTCGCGGGCTGGAACAGCTTGGGATCCATGAGCCCAGTATAGGGATGACACTGAACGCGGAACTCCTGTTTCAGGAAGACAGGGACACTGTGAAGGACAGTTTTGTCTTATCCGGTTACTATAAAGATTATGTAAACCCAATACTAAATGCCCCTACAGCATACTTCTCCGAGAAATACTTGGAAAGTCAGGGGATTTCTCAGTTCCCGGTCAGCTATATCCTTATGGAACAGAACGGGATACTCGGAGACGGGGAGCTGATGGAGGAAAAACTCTATGAGGATGTACCTACAGAATCCGATGCCCAGCAGTTTATCGGGATGAACTCCCTGGCTTTTACGGTTGTGGAGGATTTTGCCGGCAGTTATATGGTTGCATTTCTCTGCAGTGTAATGATTTTGAGCGGTGCCTTTCTCCTGATCTACAATGTGCTGTCTATCACTTTGGGAAATGATATCCGGCAGTACGGACTATTGAAGACGATTGGCACTACCGGCAGCCAGATCAGGAAAATTGTGCTTTTTCAGACCGGGAGAGTGATCCTGACAGGGTGCCTGTGGGGAGCTGCGGCAGGTTCACTGATCATGATTTTTGTGCTTCCCAAGACTCTGGGCGCATTGTATCTGCACGGTATGGGGAGTGCCGGCGGCATGGCTGTTTTTTATCCCGGGTTTCTGGCAGTCAGTGTGGTATTTGTGGGTATGACCACATTACTGGCCGCTTTTATTGCTGTCAGAAAAGTAATGAAGCTCAGTCCCATAGAGTCTGTTCGCTATGAGGAGACAGGGGCCGGAGGAAAAATAAAACAGAAGAAAAGTAAAAACAGCACTTCCATAGCGGGCATGGCGTGGAGAAATATCGTACGGTCCAAAAGACGTTTTACAGTCACGCTGCTTTCCCTGAGTATTGGGTGTATTTCTGCCCTGGGGGCAGTGGTCATAAGCAGAGGAACAGATATTACAAACAGTATTGAGAAGCGCCCGGACTTTGATATCAGTACATTTACGGATATTGAATATGATGCCGGATATGCACAATACGATTGGGATGATGAAACGCCTGTTATCACAGAAGAGACTGAGAATAGGATACTTGCAGTGGATGGCGTAACTGCTGACAATACGAGATATACAAAGGGCTGCTATGCCATGATCGCCATGCCCACTGAGACAAACGGGACAGAGACAGGCGGGGACGAAGCCCTCCTGCCGCGTCTCAAGTCCGTATACGGCACCACAGCCGTAAATTTCTTTGCTACCGTGCAGATCGTGGATGATGCATTTGTCAAGGAGCTGAGGGAGTATGTGGAGGAATATGGGATAAAGGCAGATGTGGACAGTCTGGAAGACGGTACAGGCACTATGCTTCTACACACACATGAGCTGTCAAAAAAGCTGCAGGAAGAGGCTGATGGGACCATTGGAAAGCCTCTGCGTTTTTACAGCCTTTCGCTGTTTACGGAGAAAGTAGATGACAAGTATCTGAAAGGGAAACTCTCCTGTGCAGGGTATCTGGATATTTCAAAAAAACATTTTCCGGCATTGAGGATGACAACTCATGGAAGCGGGATCAATTATTTTATTATGACAGAGAAGGCGTTTAAAAGCCTGGATCTGAGGGAGAAAACCTTTGGCCTGCAGATTGATGTGGACAGGGAGAAGGAACCTCTGATCAAACAGGAGCTTACCAGGATCATACAGCAGGACAACAGAACAAGAGATGAGAGACATTACATGTATATGAACAGCAAATCAGACGCCCTTGAGGATGCCTCCTCCTATATCCGGGCAAGCAGGATCATTATGGGGACATTGAGTATCCTGCTGGTTGTGATGGGCATTACGAACTATTTTAATACACTGTATACAAGTCTGACAGCCAGGCAGAAAGAGCTGGCTGTTATGGAGAGCGTGGGAATGACAAGAAAACAGCTTGGCAGGCTGGTAGTTTTGGAGGGAGCATTCTACGGAGGGAGTGTGATAGGGATACTTCTGACATTTGGCTCTGCGGTTCTCTGGATCTTGGGGAAGGCTGTAAAACAGAATCTGCTCTACTTTAAATTCTATTATCCCTGGAGCTGGATGGCAGGCATTGCCATAAGCCTGCTGGCGGTCTGCATACTGACCGCAGTCTGTATGTACAGGCAGATGACCGGAAAAAGCATAACAGAGCGTCTGCGCAGATATGCAGACTGA
- a CDS encoding RNA polymerase sigma factor: MQDIEQIYTKYAVQVYKYLFSLCRDPHTAEELTQETFFRAMKSIDSFRGECRLYVWLCQIAKNLWIKERRRQQRVDREEPGDEIPSKAMQPDEEVIARDERMCLYKSLHQLPEPVREVMYLRISGDFSFREIGEILGRDENWARVTFYRGKQKIREENRHEM, translated from the coding sequence ATGCAGGATATAGAGCAGATTTATACCAAATATGCGGTCCAGGTATACAAATACCTGTTCAGCCTCTGCCGCGATCCTCACACAGCAGAAGAGCTGACGCAGGAGACATTTTTCAGGGCTATGAAATCTATAGACAGCTTTCGGGGAGAATGCAGGCTTTATGTCTGGCTCTGTCAGATCGCCAAGAATCTCTGGATAAAAGAGAGAAGACGTCAGCAGAGGGTGGACAGAGAAGAGCCGGGAGATGAAATCCCATCAAAAGCCATGCAGCCCGACGAGGAAGTTATAGCCAGGGATGAGAGGATGTGCCTGTACAAGAGTCTGCATCAGCTTCCGGAACCTGTCCGTGAAGTCATGTATCTGAGGATCAGCGGTGATTTCAGCTTTCGGGAGATTGGGGAGATACTGGGCAGAGATGAGAACTGGGCGCGGGTGACATTTTACCGGGGCAAACAGAAAATCAGAGAGGAGAACAGGCATGAAATGTGA
- a CDS encoding zf-HC2 domain-containing protein translates to MKCDVMRDLLPSYADGLTSGESNREIEKHLKTCAGCRQYYQEMTGEVPQVLPKADVKDAVLIAGMRKKRKRALAAAVAAALILAAAALWSFIGYGVGSGRVLAEDVKLSYGLRGNSAYLDMIPKGGDLEFNGSTEKIKDSSGKVIGNRTRLKALRFRKGLFGKGGMGWEDEIQGDGYICEWILEFSDKTITIRNGELVSEKDTSSLGED, encoded by the coding sequence ATGAAATGTGATGTAATGCGGGACCTTCTGCCTTCCTACGCAGATGGGCTGACCAGCGGAGAGAGTAACAGAGAAATTGAAAAACATTTGAAGACGTGTGCAGGGTGCAGACAATATTATCAGGAGATGACAGGGGAAGTCCCCCAGGTTCTGCCGAAGGCAGACGTGAAGGACGCGGTTTTGATCGCGGGAATGAGAAAAAAGAGAAAACGGGCACTGGCAGCTGCAGTTGCAGCCGCATTGATCCTGGCGGCTGCAGCCCTTTGGAGCTTCATAGGATATGGTGTTGGGAGCGGGAGGGTACTGGCAGAAGATGTGAAGCTGTCCTATGGTCTGAGGGGAAACTCAGCATATCTGGATATGATACCCAAAGGGGGCGACTTGGAATTTAATGGTTCCACAGAAAAGATAAAAGACAGCAGTGGAAAAGTCATTGGAAACCGCACCCGTCTGAAGGCGCTGCGTTTCAGAAAGGGACTTTTTGGAAAAGGCGGTATGGGCTGGGAAGATGAAATCCAGGGGGATGGTTATATCTGTGAATGGATCCTGGAGTTTTCAGACAAGACCATCACGATCAGAAATGGAGAGCTGGTCAGTGAAAAAGATACCTCCTCTTTGGGAGAGGATTAA